A single genomic interval of Kiloniellales bacterium harbors:
- a CDS encoding glutamine synthetase family protein, with the protein MAASDPIAAMIEELRARHVRYLRFELPDLHGTSRTKVVPIDQVERYARRGLNLYGGVVGLDSASGVIGGSGLHEEISYRDQQLVPDPSTVRLVPWLEGTAKVICDARWAPEEPIPATPRSVLKKVLDHAAELGFHVMMGHEFEFYLLNAETREPLFGGVHIFNTVRNQYVPFLDTLLDHLQGIGIDVITHNCEYAPSQYEINFGPAIGLAGADKAFTFKNAIKELAHRAGYLATFMSKPATDMAGCGCHVHMSLLDRETGRSAFADDGNRSAIAERMGHFTEGILAHAGALMPLIGPTPNCYRRLKPHTFAPSNVSWGVEDRTAMVRLKDVGDDNAHVEMRAASGLSNPYLTAAGVLAAGLLGLKEGRALRPPVDGPAEENQGLEKLPSDLDRALAGLEADAEMRALLGEDFVKVFTTVKRAELARFQSHVTDWERSEYMEVY; encoded by the coding sequence ATGGCCGCATCGGATCCCATCGCCGCGATGATCGAAGAGCTGAGAGCGAGGCACGTCCGCTACCTGCGCTTCGAGCTGCCGGACCTACACGGCACGAGCCGCACCAAGGTCGTACCGATCGACCAGGTCGAGCGCTACGCGCGCAGAGGTCTGAACCTCTACGGCGGCGTCGTCGGCTTGGACAGCGCCTCCGGCGTGATCGGCGGCAGCGGACTGCACGAGGAGATCAGCTACCGCGACCAGCAGCTGGTGCCCGACCCCTCCACGGTCAGGCTCGTGCCCTGGCTCGAGGGGACGGCCAAGGTGATCTGCGACGCCCGCTGGGCGCCGGAAGAGCCGATCCCGGCCACGCCGCGCAGCGTGCTCAAGAAGGTTCTCGACCACGCGGCCGAGCTCGGCTTCCACGTCATGATGGGCCACGAGTTCGAGTTCTACCTGCTGAACGCGGAGACCCGGGAACCGCTGTTCGGCGGTGTCCATATCTTCAACACCGTGAGGAACCAGTACGTTCCCTTCCTCGACACGCTGCTCGATCACTTGCAGGGCATCGGCATCGACGTGATTACCCACAACTGCGAGTACGCGCCGTCCCAGTACGAGATCAATTTCGGGCCGGCGATCGGATTGGCCGGCGCCGACAAGGCCTTCACCTTCAAGAACGCCATCAAGGAGCTGGCCCACCGGGCCGGCTACCTCGCGACCTTCATGTCGAAGCCGGCCACGGACATGGCCGGCTGCGGCTGCCACGTCCACATGAGCCTGCTCGACCGGGAGACCGGCAGGAGCGCCTTTGCGGACGACGGCAACCGGAGCGCCATCGCCGAACGCATGGGGCATTTCACCGAGGGAATTCTGGCCCACGCCGGCGCGCTGATGCCCCTGATCGGGCCGACGCCGAACTGCTATCGGCGGCTCAAGCCCCATACCTTCGCCCCCTCCAATGTCTCCTGGGGGGTCGAAGACCGCACCGCCATGGTCCGGCTCAAGGACGTCGGCGACGACAACGCCCATGTCGAAATGCGCGCCGCCTCCGGCCTCAGCAATCCTTACCTGACGGCCGCCGGCGTGCTCGCCGCCGGCCTGCTGGGACTTAAGGAAGGCCGGGCCCTGCGACCGCCGGTCGACGGCCCCGCCGAAGAGAACCAGGGCCTCGAGAAGCTGCCGTCAGATCTGGACCGCGCGCTCGCCGGTCTGGAGGCGGACGCGGAGATGCGCGCGCTGCTCGGGGAGGATTTCGTCAAGGTCTTCACCACGGTCAAGCGAGCCGAGCTCGCCCGTTTCCAAAGTCACGTCACGGACTGGGAGCGCAGCGAGTACATGGAGGTCTATTGA
- a CDS encoding response regulator, producing MSQVPLVYIVDDHPAVRESLVALLESAGLEPLAFPCAEDFLAALEPDRHGCLLLDLRLPDMSGLELQRRLTKTGARLRTIMISGHGDVPLAVQAMKAGAVDFIEKPCSDTVILSAVRQALDEINRAKAVEATRLEASRRFEQLTPREMEVLKALVSGQPNKQIAHQLEISPRTVEIHRARVMSKMAAPSLSHLVRMAMAIGIDENNPEG from the coding sequence ATGAGCCAGGTACCTCTGGTCTACATCGTCGACGACCATCCGGCGGTACGGGAAAGCCTGGTCGCCCTGCTCGAGTCGGCCGGCCTCGAGCCGCTGGCATTTCCCTGCGCGGAAGACTTTCTCGCAGCCCTGGAGCCCGACCGGCACGGCTGCCTGTTGCTCGATTTGCGGCTGCCGGACATGAGCGGACTGGAGCTTCAGCGACGGCTGACGAAGACCGGCGCCCGACTGCGCACGATCATGATCTCCGGACACGGGGACGTGCCGCTCGCGGTTCAGGCGATGAAGGCCGGGGCCGTCGACTTCATCGAGAAGCCTTGCTCCGACACGGTGATCCTTTCAGCAGTGCGCCAGGCGCTGGACGAGATCAACCGCGCGAAGGCAGTGGAAGCGACCCGCCTCGAAGCCTCGCGTCGGTTCGAGCAGCTGACGCCGCGCGAGATGGAGGTTCTGAAGGCGCTGGTCAGCGGTCAGCCCAACAAGCAGATCGCTCACCAGCTCGAGATCAGCCCCCGCACCGTGGAGATCCACCGGGCGCGCGTCATGTCGAAGATGGCGGCACCCAGTCTGTCGCACCTGGTGAGGATGGCGATGGCCATCGGGATCGATGAGAACAACCCGGAAGGCTGA
- a CDS encoding RT0821/Lpp0805 family surface protein gives MPTDFQQRDEAWRWAAPCRRALLVGATCLALGACSLLPVSLPGSPAKPAQPEKTRPSTTERPLDYSRLSTAAINDPSAIAKAQTLLVDLGYKAGAIDGLMGPKTRRAIMRFQGEAGIARDGRVSEALLARLRAQREGRWSRSGTDKDQLPAYRAGTRFVYSDGRVFTIESADGDFLLWRSNRGEEISSYRNFILPPLAWSDELGRGMRSFELNPSALWPLRSGANIGFSARHLVNKAKEPDERIMVVEEWRCEIGEETEVTVVAGRFDTLEIACSRQSDDGSPDLRRVWYYAPAVGHYVRVNDIYDADEQDRHVELVAIQPPRDEWPPAAQAGLDWALQHVLESGEPGKQFPWRSSAVDTQVTIAALKTYERGDGRNCRNFMQTWTTAGSRKNYPGTACRAGSGTWVIPGLEGSLDPVVR, from the coding sequence ATGCCGACCGATTTTCAGCAACGGGATGAAGCTTGGCGATGGGCCGCCCCATGCCGCCGGGCACTGCTTGTCGGCGCCACCTGCCTGGCGCTCGGCGCCTGCTCCTTGCTGCCGGTCAGCCTGCCCGGCTCGCCCGCCAAGCCCGCCCAGCCGGAAAAGACCCGACCGTCCACCACGGAAAGGCCTCTCGACTATAGCCGCCTGTCGACGGCGGCCATCAACGATCCCTCGGCCATCGCCAAGGCCCAGACGCTCCTGGTCGACCTCGGCTACAAGGCCGGCGCGATCGACGGCCTGATGGGGCCGAAGACCAGGCGCGCGATCATGCGCTTTCAGGGCGAAGCGGGGATCGCCCGCGACGGCCGTGTCAGCGAGGCTCTGCTGGCGCGTCTGCGCGCCCAGCGCGAGGGGCGCTGGAGCCGGTCCGGGACCGACAAGGATCAGTTACCCGCCTACCGGGCGGGGACCCGGTTCGTCTACTCGGACGGCCGGGTGTTCACCATCGAGTCGGCGGACGGCGACTTCCTTCTGTGGCGCTCCAACCGGGGCGAGGAGATCAGCAGCTACCGGAACTTCATCCTTCCCCCGCTTGCCTGGTCCGACGAGCTCGGCCGGGGCATGCGGAGCTTCGAACTGAATCCCTCGGCCCTCTGGCCTCTGCGTTCCGGCGCCAACATTGGCTTTTCCGCCAGGCACCTGGTGAACAAGGCGAAGGAACCCGACGAGCGCATTATGGTCGTCGAGGAGTGGCGCTGCGAAATCGGCGAGGAAACCGAGGTCACGGTGGTAGCTGGGCGCTTCGACACCCTGGAGATCGCCTGCAGCCGCCAGAGCGACGACGGTTCGCCGGACCTTAGGCGCGTCTGGTACTATGCGCCGGCGGTCGGCCACTACGTCCGCGTGAACGACATCTACGACGCGGACGAGCAGGACCGTCACGTCGAGCTGGTCGCGATCCAGCCGCCCCGCGACGAGTGGCCGCCGGCCGCCCAGGCGGGCCTGGACTGGGCTCTCCAGCACGTCCTCGAGTCGGGTGAGCCCGGCAAGCAGTTCCCCTGGCGCAGTTCGGCCGTCGACACCCAGGTAACCATCGCCGCTCTCAAGACCTACGAGCGGGGTGACGGCCGCAATTGCCGAAACTTCATGCAGACCTGGACGACGGCCGGATCCCGCAAGAACTATCCGGGAACCGCCTGCCGGGCGGGTTCGGGCACCTGGGTCATTCCCGGCTTGGAAGGTTCGCTGGACCCGGTGGTGCGTTAG
- a CDS encoding SDR family NAD(P)-dependent oxidoreductase yields MLSPQGRVIMVSGANRGIGQAIARALHGKGYSLSLGARSLEALEEATADFDRARVARHRYEARDRAAAAAWVEATAARFGRIDGLVNAAGILLSAGIEDDAEQRYDELWAVNVMGPLALTRLALPHLRAVGSGRIVNLASLSGKRVAGDNAAYPLSKFAVVALSHATRRAGWEDGVRVTALCPGYVATDMVSDVADPPAEAMIQPADLAELAATVIALPNTASVAELLVSCRFEDSL; encoded by the coding sequence ATGTTGTCACCACAGGGGCGCGTGATCATGGTTTCGGGAGCCAATCGGGGCATCGGGCAGGCTATTGCCCGCGCGCTGCACGGGAAGGGCTACAGCCTGTCGCTCGGGGCGCGCAGCCTTGAGGCACTGGAAGAGGCGACGGCCGACTTCGACCGGGCGCGCGTTGCCCGGCACCGCTACGAGGCGCGGGACCGCGCCGCTGCTGCCGCATGGGTCGAGGCCACGGCGGCGCGCTTCGGCCGGATCGACGGCCTGGTCAATGCCGCCGGCATACTTCTGTCGGCCGGCATCGAAGACGACGCGGAGCAGCGCTACGACGAACTCTGGGCGGTGAACGTCATGGGTCCCCTGGCCCTGACCCGCTTGGCGCTGCCCCATCTCCGGGCCGTGGGCAGCGGACGGATCGTCAACCTCGCCTCCCTGTCGGGCAAGCGGGTCGCCGGGGACAACGCCGCCTATCCGCTGAGCAAGTTCGCGGTGGTCGCGCTCAGCCACGCAACCCGGCGGGCCGGTTGGGAGGACGGGGTGCGCGTGACGGCGCTCTGCCCGGGCTACGTCGCCACCGACATGGTCAGCGACGTCGCGGACCCGCCGGCCGAGGCGATGATCCAGCCCGCCGATCTGGCCGAACTGGCGGCGACCGTCATCGCCCTGCCGAACACGGCGTCGGTGGCGGAACTCCTGGTCAGCTGCCGCTTCGAGGACAGCCTCTAG
- a CDS encoding CHASE domain-containing protein — translation MALTNEPESKAVGEALPAGGSGSVNLWRLYRHLGRRSLAALWRRLRLDRESMPSRDRYLVMLVFVVGVVFATAGFFAVGHHFQGKAQREFEGPARQFTAVLTRALDGYLGSLNAVRAFMTASNDVGRWEFFEYTRENLPRYPGTRSLEWIPRITEQERVPFERMARDDGLFGFLFTERDRAGLSVTAQRRPHHYPIYFVEPFNGNEDRLGLDLAADATVVEVLHLARDVGSAVATRHSAKQPSFAVVLPIYRDNKVPDTVQGRRDNLLGFVRGIFDIGAIVGDAWPDLVNLSGFDVYLFDTDDTKGARTLYYHPSPLRDAAPIPLPETEVLRGLYTAATYGLAGWDWLIVVKAVSSPFTYNVGMAAWGFWAISLLLTSLLLQHLVSAQTRTKEIEQSVTARTAELSLANAFLKEEIDERVRIEEELRAAKDQAEAATRTKAEFLAMMSHELRTPLNAVIGFSEIIGRESLGPVGHSQYRDYAEDIRLSGTHLLTLINDILDLSKIEGKRFELQDEVVDLSAILGSVYPLLKPKIEDGALSFRRSFDTPRHRLRADERALRQILMNLLSNAIKFTPKGGRISVGTQLDDTGRFLITVSDTGIGIAEHDIKAALQPFNQVDSSLSRRYEGTGLGLPLSQRLMRLHDGVLEIDSSLGQGTRITLIFPSDRVVEMPPLSIVADDEDEDLGPNVPRLHARRGRRR, via the coding sequence GTGGCCCTTACGAACGAACCCGAGTCGAAGGCGGTCGGTGAGGCTTTGCCGGCCGGCGGATCGGGTTCCGTGAACTTGTGGCGCCTCTACCGGCATCTCGGGCGCCGGTCCCTGGCGGCTCTCTGGCGCCGCCTGCGTCTCGACCGAGAGAGCATGCCGAGCCGTGACCGCTATCTCGTCATGCTGGTCTTCGTCGTCGGCGTGGTCTTCGCCACCGCGGGGTTCTTCGCGGTCGGCCATCACTTCCAAGGCAAGGCGCAGCGCGAATTCGAGGGACCGGCGCGGCAGTTTACGGCGGTCCTGACCCGCGCGCTGGATGGGTATCTCGGCTCGCTCAATGCCGTGCGCGCCTTCATGACCGCGTCCAACGACGTCGGCCGCTGGGAGTTCTTCGAGTACACGCGCGAAAACTTGCCGCGCTATCCGGGAACCCGCTCGCTCGAGTGGATCCCGCGGATCACCGAACAGGAGCGCGTGCCCTTCGAGCGCATGGCGCGCGATGACGGCCTCTTCGGCTTTCTCTTCACCGAACGGGACCGGGCGGGTCTCTCGGTCACCGCCCAGCGCCGGCCGCATCACTATCCGATCTATTTCGTCGAGCCGTTCAACGGTAACGAAGACCGGCTGGGGTTGGACCTCGCAGCCGACGCGACCGTGGTCGAGGTGCTGCATTTGGCGCGTGACGTCGGCAGCGCCGTCGCGACTCGTCATAGCGCGAAACAGCCTTCCTTCGCGGTGGTCTTGCCGATCTATCGTGACAACAAGGTGCCGGATACGGTTCAGGGTCGGCGCGACAACCTGCTCGGTTTCGTTCGCGGCATCTTCGATATCGGGGCCATCGTCGGCGACGCCTGGCCGGATCTCGTCAACCTATCGGGTTTCGACGTCTACCTCTTCGATACCGACGACACCAAAGGGGCGCGGACGCTGTATTATCATCCGTCTCCGCTGCGTGACGCCGCGCCTATTCCGCTGCCGGAAACCGAGGTTCTGCGCGGCCTCTATACCGCAGCCACCTACGGCCTGGCGGGCTGGGATTGGCTCATCGTGGTCAAGGCCGTCTCGAGCCCCTTCACCTACAACGTCGGGATGGCGGCCTGGGGCTTCTGGGCCATCAGCCTCCTGTTGACCTCCTTGCTTCTGCAGCACCTGGTCAGCGCCCAGACACGCACCAAGGAAATCGAGCAATCAGTCACGGCGCGCACGGCAGAGCTCTCGCTGGCGAACGCTTTCCTGAAGGAAGAGATCGACGAGCGGGTCCGGATCGAGGAGGAACTCCGCGCCGCCAAGGACCAGGCCGAAGCGGCGACCCGCACCAAGGCCGAATTCCTGGCGATGATGAGCCACGAGCTGAGGACGCCGCTCAATGCCGTCATCGGCTTCTCTGAGATCATCGGCCGGGAATCCCTGGGGCCGGTGGGCCACTCCCAGTACCGGGACTACGCCGAGGATATCCGCCTCAGCGGCACCCACCTTCTGACCCTGATCAACGATATCCTCGATCTTTCCAAGATCGAAGGTAAACGCTTTGAGCTGCAGGACGAGGTCGTCGACCTCTCGGCGATCCTCGGCAGCGTCTATCCGCTGTTGAAGCCGAAGATCGAGGACGGCGCGCTCTCGTTCCGGCGTAGCTTCGACACGCCGCGCCACCGGCTGCGCGCCGACGAGCGGGCCTTGCGCCAGATCCTGATGAACCTGCTTTCGAACGCGATAAAGTTCACGCCCAAGGGCGGAAGGATTTCGGTCGGCACCCAGCTCGACGACACCGGGCGGTTTCTGATCACGGTGTCGGATACCGGGATCGGCATTGCCGAACACGACATCAAGGCGGCCCTGCAACCCTTCAACCAGGTCGACAGCTCGCTGTCCCGCCGCTACGAGGGCACCGGCCTGGGTCTGCCCCTTTCCCAGCGGCTCATGCGGCTGCACGACGGCGTGCTGGAGATCGACAGCTCTTTGGGGCAGGGCACGAGGATCACGCTGATCTTTCCGAGTGACCGCGTGGTCGAGATGCCGCCTCTGAGCATCGTGGCTGATGACGAGGACGAGGATCTCGGCCCCAATGTGCCGCGCCTGCACGCGCGGCGCGGTCGGCGGCGCTGA
- the xylB gene encoding xylulokinase produces the protein MAGRKECLLGVDLGAGSLKATVVSERGQVLGEAAEAIETASPRAGWSEQDPADWYAALCRAVPEALQIARVPAARLAAVGFSAGAHTQVLTDREGRVIRPAILWSDQRSAAESEALHRRAGERIVAIGFNRVNPTWTLAQLHWIKHREPESAARVARLFLAKDYLRHRVTGDWHTDVSDAVGTLMADSARGQWSAELCDLIDWPIETLPPIVRPDTLVGRVTESAAAETGLVAGTPVAAGSNDTTVELFGAGAVREGQGAIKLATAGVLFGVTKGPSVYPPVSCYPHVIEGLYFTATGTNSCASSHRWLRDLLFPAGSGPGDGYAEMDALAASVGAGAEGLIFHPYLQGERAPYWDPFLRSHFLGLTLRHGRAHFARALYEGIAFSFRDMLEAMPPEARFDEMRIIGGGARSATWRQIMSDVLGREICRPAQGDASYGAALIAGVGAGVFGSLSEAAELCAPVIDRARPEAERHDLYSKLFAVYKEAQAGLAPLDHQLHGLFEA, from the coding sequence ATGGCCGGACGGAAAGAGTGCCTGTTAGGCGTTGATCTGGGCGCCGGAAGCCTAAAGGCGACCGTGGTGTCTGAACGCGGCCAGGTCCTCGGCGAGGCCGCCGAGGCGATCGAAACCGCCAGCCCGCGAGCCGGCTGGTCCGAGCAGGACCCCGCTGACTGGTATGCTGCGCTCTGCCGTGCCGTGCCGGAAGCCCTTCAAATTGCCCGGGTGCCGGCAGCCCGCCTCGCTGCGGTCGGTTTCTCCGCGGGGGCCCATACCCAGGTCCTGACCGACCGCGAGGGCCGCGTGATTCGTCCGGCGATTCTGTGGAGCGACCAGCGCAGCGCGGCCGAGTCAGAGGCGCTGCATCGGCGCGCCGGCGAGCGGATCGTCGCGATCGGATTCAATCGGGTCAATCCGACCTGGACCCTAGCGCAGCTTCATTGGATCAAGCACCGGGAACCGGAATCGGCGGCCCGTGTCGCCCGGCTCTTCCTTGCCAAGGACTACCTCAGGCACAGGGTGACCGGGGACTGGCACACCGACGTCAGCGACGCGGTCGGAACCCTGATGGCCGACTCCGCCCGAGGCCAATGGTCGGCGGAGCTCTGCGATCTGATCGACTGGCCGATCGAAACCCTGCCGCCGATCGTCCGTCCGGACACCCTGGTCGGGAGGGTCACCGAGTCGGCCGCCGCCGAGACCGGTCTGGTCGCGGGCACGCCCGTGGCCGCCGGCAGCAACGACACGACGGTGGAGCTCTTCGGCGCCGGGGCGGTCCGCGAAGGGCAGGGGGCGATCAAGCTGGCCACTGCCGGGGTCCTGTTCGGCGTGACCAAGGGGCCCAGCGTCTATCCGCCGGTCTCCTGCTATCCCCACGTGATCGAGGGGCTCTACTTCACGGCGACCGGCACCAACTCCTGCGCCTCTTCCCATCGCTGGCTGCGCGATCTCCTTTTCCCGGCCGGCAGCGGCCCGGGCGACGGCTACGCCGAGATGGACGCCCTCGCGGCCTCGGTGGGCGCCGGCGCCGAAGGCCTGATCTTTCATCCCTACCTTCAGGGCGAGCGCGCACCCTACTGGGACCCCTTTCTCAGGAGCCATTTCCTCGGGCTCACCCTGCGCCACGGGCGGGCGCACTTCGCCCGCGCCCTCTACGAGGGCATCGCCTTTTCCTTCCGTGACATGCTCGAGGCCATGCCGCCCGAGGCGCGCTTCGACGAGATGCGGATCATCGGCGGCGGCGCCCGCAGCGCGACCTGGCGCCAGATCATGAGCGACGTCTTGGGCCGGGAGATCTGCCGCCCGGCCCAGGGCGACGCCTCCTACGGCGCCGCGCTTATCGCCGGCGTCGGCGCCGGGGTCTTCGGCTCGCTGTCGGAGGCTGCCGAGCTCTGCGCGCCGGTCATCGACCGTGCCCGGCCCGAAGCGGAGCGTCACGACCTCTATTCGAAGCTCTTCGCGGTCTACAAGGAGGCCCAGGCCGGGCTCGCGCCGCTGGATCACCAGCTCCATGGTCTGTTCGAAGCCTAG
- a CDS encoding CHASE domain-containing protein — protein sequence MYQAFKSYRSHAAVRDQVLVVFVLCFGVLLSIGSFLAIQSSFKAQAQREFDVAASRLLTTLADSIESNLDVVRRGERMFRAEEKVTRWSFFDYAQELLPDHPGVRSLAWIPKVAADRRSAYEAEAKKDGLFDFQVVERHDGVVV from the coding sequence TTGTATCAAGCCTTCAAGAGCTATCGGAGCCACGCGGCGGTGCGGGACCAGGTGCTGGTCGTCTTCGTGCTCTGTTTCGGGGTTTTGCTTTCCATAGGCAGCTTCCTGGCGATCCAGAGCTCCTTCAAGGCGCAGGCGCAACGGGAGTTCGATGTGGCCGCGAGCCGCCTGCTCACGACGCTGGCGGATTCGATCGAGTCGAATCTCGACGTCGTGCGCCGCGGCGAGAGAATGTTCCGGGCCGAGGAGAAGGTCACCCGATGGAGCTTCTTCGACTACGCTCAGGAGTTGCTGCCCGACCACCCCGGTGTCCGCAGCCTGGCGTGGATCCCCAAGGTCGCGGCGGACCGCCGTTCCGCCTACGAGGCCGAGGCGAAGAAGGACGGCCTGTTCGATTTTCAGGTCGTCGAACGGCATGACGGCGTCGTCGT
- a CDS encoding response regulator, with protein MGKPRIFIIDDDEAVRDSLRALLESTHMSVETYASGREFLESYRNRAPGCVVLDMDLPHMSGLEVVEVLAARDDSIPVIVMTGRSEKALQRRYRRGGVTALLEKPTSEGALLEAIDQALSRYRSGSAGTA; from the coding sequence GTGGGAAAGCCGAGGATCTTCATTATCGACGACGACGAGGCCGTCCGGGATTCTCTTAGAGCTTTGCTCGAGTCCACGCATATGTCCGTCGAAACCTACGCCTCGGGGCGTGAATTCCTCGAGTCCTATCGCAACCGTGCTCCCGGCTGCGTGGTGCTGGACATGGATCTGCCTCACATGAGTGGTCTCGAGGTGGTCGAGGTCCTCGCCGCGCGCGACGATTCGATCCCGGTCATTGTTATGACGGGGCGTTCGGAAAAAGCACTCCAACGGCGTTATCGGCGCGGCGGCGTCACGGCTCTCCTGGAGAAGCCGACGTCGGAAGGGGCCTTGCTCGAGGCGATCGACCAGGCGCTTTCCCGCTATCGGTCCGGTTCGGCCGGTACCGCATGA
- a CDS encoding 2-oxoglutarate and iron-dependent oxygenase domain-containing protein, whose product MTVQKRPIDATLVAQRLPLEKIPLVDFGLFRSGTAADRRRVAAEIDRACRNIGFFYVVNHGVPRALVEAAFAQAKRFFQLPSAEKALISIARSPCHRGYFALGGENLDPAQQTAAGDFKEGIKIGRDLAADHPLVLAGTPLHGPNQWPSNLPGWREVMEDYYAALSSLGRDLMAAFALALGLREDFFEDKLTGPMATLGPLHYPPQSGRITEKRLGAGAHTDFGCLTILAQDASGGLQVQNCAGTWVDAPPVEGSFVVNIGDMMARWSNDLYASTRHRVINLSGHDRYSLPFFFDPDFDAALACLETCVSPQRPARYPPTTGGQHLLDRIDATFAYRGTALDGHDDRFRQD is encoded by the coding sequence ATGACAGTGCAGAAGCGGCCGATAGACGCGACTCTGGTGGCGCAGCGCCTTCCCCTGGAGAAGATCCCGCTGGTCGACTTCGGGCTGTTCCGTTCCGGCACCGCGGCGGACCGGCGCCGGGTCGCGGCCGAGATCGACCGGGCATGCCGGAACATCGGGTTCTTCTACGTCGTCAATCACGGTGTGCCACGCGCGCTCGTCGAAGCGGCTTTCGCCCAGGCCAAGAGGTTCTTTCAGCTGCCTTCAGCGGAGAAGGCCCTGATCTCGATCGCCCGGTCGCCCTGCCATCGCGGCTACTTCGCGCTCGGCGGAGAGAACCTCGATCCGGCCCAGCAGACCGCAGCGGGGGATTTCAAGGAAGGGATCAAGATTGGTCGCGACCTCGCAGCCGACCATCCGCTGGTGCTCGCCGGAACCCCCTTGCACGGCCCCAACCAGTGGCCCTCGAACCTGCCCGGCTGGCGCGAGGTCATGGAAGACTACTATGCGGCGCTGTCCAGCCTTGGCCGAGATCTCATGGCCGCCTTCGCCCTGGCGCTCGGCCTCCGCGAGGACTTCTTCGAGGATAAGCTGACCGGTCCGATGGCAACCCTTGGCCCCCTGCACTACCCGCCGCAAAGCGGCAGAATCACCGAGAAGCGCCTCGGCGCCGGGGCCCACACCGACTTCGGCTGCCTGACGATCCTGGCTCAGGACGCGAGCGGAGGCCTGCAAGTGCAGAACTGCGCCGGCACCTGGGTCGACGCGCCGCCGGTCGAAGGAAGTTTCGTGGTCAACATCGGCGACATGATGGCGCGCTGGAGCAACGATCTCTACGCGTCCACCCGGCACCGGGTCATCAATCTTTCGGGACACGACCGCTATTCGCTGCCGTTCTTCTTCGATCCGGACTTCGACGCGGCCCTGGCCTGCCTGGAGACCTGCGTTTCGCCGCAGCGCCCGGCCCGCTATCCGCCGACCACGGGCGGGCAGCACCTGCTCGACAGGATCGATGCAACCTTCGCGTACCGGGGGACAGCTCTCGACGGCCATGACGACCGTTTCCGGCAAGACTAA